From one Candidatus Chromulinivorax destructor genomic stretch:
- a CDS encoding ankyrin repeat domain-containing protein has product MNASKLFFLFLSIFSLQILQSAEHILITEQVSQLWSNAHNEKIKYFNDMNNLNTKPYFLRNAVLDNDETVVDYLLSKGTDITIADNKNASPWFYAVAKNNKNIMKLFLDRGASLEIKDVDGLTPLHFAVKKDDTDTVKLFSEYLPTDAKNWKDDAGKTILFYVQSPEMFELLESMDLLPDSNMQDIEGKTALHYAVIADAINIVEILIVYGADVNVPDKKEDTPLVYALGKNDRQIIKLFLDNNVDIQAPDKNGQNILHFAVKTKDQDLLKLLLSFDNHINFYAKDNQGKTAYHLAVESDNLEILKELVGGGYYFFQDERLADNYGRTPVYYVKNLDVVTYLNELGAITNINQMRDKQGLTPLHYIVRQWAPYELVEFFLESLHADVTIKDGHGLTAYDYALDEAIKKMLEEKTLELLNNDEPWELLEDSAHF; this is encoded by the coding sequence ATGAATGCATCAAAATTATTTTTTTTATTTCTCAGTATTTTTTCTTTGCAGATACTACAATCAGCAGAACATATTCTTATCACAGAGCAAGTATCACAATTATGGAGCAATGCTCATAACGAGAAAATTAAATATTTTAATGACATGAATAATCTTAATACCAAACCGTATTTTTTACGCAATGCTGTTTTAGATAATGATGAAACAGTGGTAGATTATTTATTAAGCAAGGGTACTGATATTACTATTGCTGATAATAAAAATGCATCGCCATGGTTTTATGCAGTTGCTAAAAATAATAAAAACATCATGAAGCTTTTTTTAGATCGTGGAGCAAGTTTAGAAATTAAAGATGTTGATGGTTTAACGCCTTTACATTTTGCAGTAAAAAAAGATGATACAGATACCGTAAAATTATTCTCCGAGTATCTACCGACTGATGCAAAAAATTGGAAAGATGATGCAGGTAAAACAATATTGTTTTATGTACAAAGTCCAGAGATGTTTGAATTACTTGAAAGTATGGATTTACTTCCAGATAGTAATATGCAAGATATTGAAGGAAAAACTGCTTTGCATTATGCAGTCATAGCAGATGCTATAAACATAGTTGAAATACTTATAGTGTACGGAGCTGATGTTAATGTGCCAGATAAAAAAGAGGATACCCCATTGGTGTATGCCCTTGGTAAGAATGATAGGCAAATTATAAAATTATTTTTAGATAATAACGTTGATATACAAGCACCAGACAAAAATGGGCAGAACATTTTGCATTTTGCAGTGAAAACAAAAGATCAAGATTTATTAAAATTATTGTTATCATTTGATAATCACATTAATTTTTATGCCAAAGATAATCAAGGTAAAACAGCCTATCATCTTGCAGTTGAGTCTGACAACTTAGAAATTTTAAAAGAATTGGTAGGAGGCGGTTATTATTTTTTTCAAGATGAACGGTTAGCAGATAACTATGGGAGAACTCCTGTCTATTATGTAAAAAATTTAGATGTTGTTACATATTTAAACGAGCTTGGCGCAATTACCAATATTAATCAAATGAGAGATAAACAAGGATTAACTCCATTGCATTATATTGTTCGGCAGTGGGCTCCATATGAACTTGTAGAATTTTTTTTAGAATCTTTACATGCAGATGTAACAATAAAAGATGGCCATGGTTTAACTGCATACGATTATGCTTTAGATGAAGCAATAAAAAAGATGTTAGAAGAGAAAACATTGGAATTATTAAATAATGATGAGCCATGGGAGCTATTAGAAGACAGTGCGCATTTTTAA
- the miaA gene encoding tRNA (adenosine(37)-N6)-dimethylallyltransferase MiaA, translated as MNKKFSIVISGPTATGKTDFATNLANDLPIEIVNADIGSFYTSLTVGTAKPAWKDSPIPHHFFDVIDDTTSWTAPQFREKLELLLQQIWSRGNIPVIVGGSAFYIQAFFYKNHELLHPTTELMQSLESQSAQDLWEQLNEVDPARSAKIDPHDHYRLVRALAIWHTQGQKPSDFVPIFQPLSSFYFLTLTRDRDQLYDMINQRVQIMMQAGWLQEVQELARDAQWKDFLLKKKMIGYDILLEYLQTPDIHKNLDESLATIAQLTRNYAKRQITFLHRLQKNVQESLQTNAKHRALPYEIKECNLTLCDLSLYIKQLSDFALGAQTRAIEKKIHNL; from the coding sequence ATGAATAAAAAATTTTCAATTGTGATCTCTGGCCCAACGGCAACTGGTAAAACTGACTTTGCTACAAATCTGGCAAATGATTTACCGATCGAAATAGTGAATGCTGATATTGGATCATTTTATACTTCGTTGACTGTTGGGACTGCAAAGCCAGCATGGAAAGATTCACCAATTCCCCACCATTTTTTTGATGTGATTGACGATACAACAAGTTGGACGGCTCCACAATTTCGTGAAAAGTTAGAGCTGTTATTGCAACAAATATGGTCGCGTGGCAACATTCCAGTGATTGTCGGTGGTTCAGCTTTTTATATCCAAGCATTTTTTTATAAGAATCATGAGTTGCTTCATCCAACAACAGAACTTATGCAGTCGCTAGAATCTCAGTCAGCTCAAGATTTGTGGGAGCAACTGAATGAAGTTGATCCTGCGCGTTCAGCAAAGATTGACCCACATGATCATTATCGTTTAGTACGTGCTTTGGCGATTTGGCATACGCAAGGGCAAAAACCATCAGATTTTGTACCAATCTTTCAACCATTATCTTCGTTTTATTTTCTTACACTCACGCGAGATCGCGATCAGTTGTACGACATGATTAATCAACGAGTGCAGATTATGATGCAAGCAGGTTGGCTGCAAGAAGTACAAGAGCTTGCACGCGATGCGCAGTGGAAAGATTTTTTGCTCAAGAAAAAAATGATCGGGTATGATATATTGCTTGAGTACTTGCAAACACCAGATATACATAAAAATTTAGATGAGAGTCTTGCTACGATTGCACAATTAACGAGAAATTATGCAAAACGTCAAATTACTTTTTTGCATAGACTGCAAAAAAATGTACAAGAATCTTTGCAAACAAACGCAAAACATAGAGCGTTACCCTACGAAATAAAGGAATGTAACTTGACTTTATGTGATCTTAGTTTATATATAAAGCAGTTATCTGACTTCGCTCTAGGAGCGCAGACGAGAGCTATCGAGAAGAAAATTCATAATCTTTAA
- a CDS encoding SurA N-terminal domain-containing protein: MITSLRRSLKSNAYRIFLWMFLAIMLFGGLSFDFTDKSKWAIKVYKQKMMDLDWYHALITSQKQLDYIASLGINWPRTEPLDKEVLRNSIKKLLLQHNAQELDLRVPSVLVQDQLAAALQGLPEYFFDASGRLNVAMLEKQLAPRTFESFVDEIENEIKANLIHNIVDLSSSYVPSFEVASQYTQDYADKKYTVLTFSLQKALEHAKKNEVSDEVLERFYKKSEHGDAYKTTEKRAGNVWKFSAHDYGISVNDQEILAYYDEHKQSDYLESPVQLQVRRIYIDAQVAGARDIIEAIREQVVADPALFQTLAKKINTEKPKGQGAQRTDFFAKDSTKYDAVLVQAAFEQLHTDLAISDVIKTDAGYEILQRVARKSAKYKTLSDVKNEISSMLLAQKFEKRFQQDAQRVAGHADYNNSQAVASFIEKRKGHKEHISLESRKSDVISMHLFQTDKDHYAVFMDGKHGILLQCTDVSKKTLKPFDQIKSTVLADYYAKQAQQNLQTVAADAMKDALSVDVQELAKKYDAQLSQAHFAYQHGKVESSDLLHRPEIAQKVRNLEVVGEMVDVVTSTESFLIILDEVAPIDKKIFAEKELMIKNTLSSKAKYKGRDSFIASLYRRAKLNSKIEIKDQLLKDAKETV, translated from the coding sequence ATGATCACTTCATTGAGACGTTCTCTGAAAAGCAATGCGTATCGAATCTTTTTATGGATGTTTTTAGCGATTATGCTATTTGGTGGGCTGTCGTTTGATTTTACTGATAAATCAAAGTGGGCTATTAAAGTTTACAAACAAAAAATGATGGATCTTGATTGGTATCATGCGCTCATTACCAGCCAAAAACAGCTTGATTATATTGCATCACTTGGTATTAACTGGCCAAGAACTGAGCCACTAGATAAAGAAGTGTTACGTAATTCTATAAAAAAACTATTATTGCAGCACAATGCTCAAGAACTTGATTTACGAGTTCCTTCTGTTCTTGTGCAAGATCAGCTTGCAGCGGCATTACAAGGTTTGCCAGAATACTTTTTTGACGCATCAGGCAGATTGAATGTAGCAATGCTTGAAAAACAGCTTGCTCCACGTACATTTGAAAGCTTTGTTGATGAAATTGAAAATGAAATAAAAGCAAATCTTATCCATAATATTGTTGATTTAAGCTCTTCATACGTTCCAAGTTTTGAAGTTGCATCACAATATACACAAGACTATGCAGATAAAAAATACACTGTTCTTACATTTTCATTGCAAAAAGCTCTTGAGCATGCAAAAAAAAATGAAGTATCAGATGAAGTTCTTGAACGCTTTTATAAAAAAAGTGAACACGGCGATGCGTATAAAACAACAGAAAAAAGAGCTGGTAATGTTTGGAAGTTTTCTGCGCATGATTATGGCATTTCAGTAAATGATCAAGAAATTTTGGCATATTATGATGAACATAAACAATCAGATTATCTTGAATCGCCAGTGCAACTACAAGTTCGTAGAATTTATATTGATGCACAGGTAGCAGGCGCACGTGATATAATTGAAGCTATTCGTGAGCAAGTCGTAGCTGATCCAGCATTATTCCAGACACTTGCAAAAAAAATCAATACAGAAAAACCAAAAGGGCAAGGCGCGCAACGCACTGATTTCTTTGCAAAAGATTCAACAAAGTATGATGCAGTTTTGGTTCAAGCAGCTTTTGAGCAGTTACATACTGATCTTGCTATCTCTGATGTTATTAAAACAGATGCTGGCTACGAAATCTTACAACGTGTTGCTCGCAAATCAGCAAAATATAAAACTTTGTCAGACGTGAAAAATGAAATTAGTTCAATGTTGCTTGCTCAGAAATTTGAAAAAAGATTTCAGCAAGATGCGCAACGTGTAGCAGGTCACGCTGATTATAATAATTCTCAAGCAGTTGCATCGTTCATTGAAAAACGCAAAGGTCACAAAGAACATATATCACTTGAGTCGAGAAAATCTGACGTTATCAGCATGCATTTATTTCAAACTGACAAAGACCATTATGCAGTGTTTATGGACGGTAAACATGGAATATTGTTGCAATGCACCGACGTATCTAAAAAAACATTAAAACCATTTGATCAAATAAAATCGACTGTTCTTGCTGATTACTATGCAAAGCAAGCGCAACAAAATTTACAAACTGTTGCTGCAGATGCGATGAAAGATGCATTATCAGTTGATGTGCAAGAATTAGCAAAAAAATATGATGCACAGCTGTCTCAAGCTCATTTTGCATACCAACATGGTAAAGTTGAGTCTTCAGATCTGTTACATCGTCCAGAAATTGCTCAAAAAGTTAGAAATTTAGAAGTTGTTGGTGAGATGGTTGATGTGGTAACTTCAACTGAAAGTTTCTTGATAATTCTTGATGAAGTTGCTCCAATTGATAAAAAAATCTTTGCTGAAAAAGAATTAATGATCAAAAACACGCTGTCAAGCAAGGCAAAATATAAAGGAAGAGATAGTTTTATTGCTTCTTTATATAGACGTGCTAAACTTAATTCTAAGATAGAAATTAAAGATCAACTGCTGAAAGACGCAAAAGAAACAGTATGA
- the infC gene encoding translation initiation factor IF-3, protein MKKKARKNLINDQIVAENVQVISVSGENLGIVSLKKALELAQVARLDLVMLDEQDSEIPLVKVMDFGKNLYAKKKKMAEGKKKQKVVKTKELKMKPKIGIHDYQTKMNQGMKFLEAGNKLKVTLTFRGREVHSKDERGEEMFAQVDQTFLDAGLTNIAQENDLKAGPFWSRIYYLKAK, encoded by the coding sequence TTGAAGAAAAAAGCTCGTAAAAATCTGATAAACGATCAGATTGTCGCTGAAAATGTTCAAGTAATATCAGTAAGTGGTGAAAACCTTGGTATTGTTTCATTGAAAAAAGCTTTAGAGCTTGCACAAGTTGCTCGTTTAGATCTTGTTATGCTCGACGAACAAGACAGCGAAATTCCTTTAGTAAAAGTGATGGATTTTGGTAAAAATCTATACGCTAAGAAAAAGAAAATGGCTGAAGGTAAAAAGAAGCAAAAAGTTGTTAAAACTAAAGAGCTGAAAATGAAGCCTAAAATTGGCATCCATGATTATCAAACAAAGATGAATCAGGGTATGAAATTTTTAGAAGCTGGTAATAAGCTTAAAGTTACATTGACGTTTAGAGGTCGCGAAGTTCATTCAAAAGATGAGCGGGGAGAAGAGATGTTTGCTCAAGTTGATCAAACGTTTCTGGATGCAGGCTTAACAAATATAGCACAAGAAAACGATCTAAAAGCAGGCCCTTTTTGGTCAAGAATTTATTATTTAAAAGCAAAGTAA
- the rpmI gene encoding 50S ribosomal protein L35: MPKMKTNSSAKKRFTKKGDDKIKYAQGYRRHLLTKKTTKRKRALRQGAYINAVDVPRILRLLPN; this comes from the coding sequence ATGCCTAAAATGAAAACAAATTCATCAGCAAAAAAAAGATTCACAAAAAAAGGTGATGACAAGATTAAATATGCACAAGGTTACCGTCGTCACTTGTTGACTAAAAAAACAACAAAAAGAAAACGTGCATTACGCCAAGGCGCATACATCAATGCTGTTGACGTGCCAAGAATTTTAAGATTACTTCCAAATTAA
- the rplT gene encoding 50S ribosomal protein L20 yields MSRVKRGMVTKKRHKRLLKQTKGYYGQRKNVFCRAKETLMRAWAYAFHGRKLKKRNMRTLFIVRINAAVRQFDYSYSTFIASLKKANIVLNRKMLAQIAVFEPTVFAKIVHATKK; encoded by the coding sequence ATGTCTAGAGTAAAACGTGGCATGGTCACGAAAAAACGTCACAAACGTTTATTAAAACAAACTAAAGGTTACTACGGACAACGTAAAAACGTTTTCTGTAGAGCTAAAGAAACATTAATGCGTGCATGGGCATACGCTTTCCATGGTAGAAAATTAAAGAAACGTAACATGCGTACTTTATTTATCGTTCGTATTAATGCGGCAGTTCGCCAATTTGATTATTCATACAGTACTTTCATTGCAAGCTTGAAAAAAGCTAACATTGTTCTTAACAGAAAAATGCTTGCTCAAATCGCGGTTTTTGAACCGACTGTATTTGCAAAAATTGTTCACGCTACAAAAAAATAA
- a CDS encoding cell division protein ZapA, giving the protein MDSELKKYRARIFGDTYSIVSDEKEILILEAVKVVDTIMREIADASQVVDPKKIAILTALKIAARSLNFEAVMEQEKRLSSRIMNVLDMQDAVL; this is encoded by the coding sequence TTGGACTCAGAATTAAAAAAATATCGAGCTCGTATTTTTGGAGATACCTATTCTATTGTAAGTGATGAAAAAGAGATCCTTATTTTAGAAGCGGTAAAAGTTGTTGATACTATTATGCGAGAAATAGCAGATGCATCGCAAGTTGTTGATCCTAAAAAGATTGCTATATTAACGGCTTTAAAAATAGCAGCGAGATCGCTTAATTTTGAGGCGGTTATGGAGCAAGAAAAACGCTTGTCGAGTAGAATTATGAACGTTCTTGATATGCAAGATGCTGTTTTATAA
- the rny gene encoding ribonuclease Y: protein MIAIILVAAGIAAILAGMVLFYFAQKKMAEAQNLLEQSAEKWKNAKRNIENERREAYLKIKDELYAKRKEFDFELKQEKAEQDRLRDKLNVKYEALAKKELRLDDIRLELQQKEREVLKMNDLVRLNESKLKVLYDDLILKLEQLSNMTRDDAKRALIATLEDEVKHVSEKWIQKVEQEARDTAKKRAADITVTAMQRYVADQVTEITSGVVHLPNEEMKGRIIGKEGRNIKALEMATGMEFVIGDTPETITISGFNPIRREIAKRSLERLVNDGRINPTRIEETVAKCEEELDELIQEYGKNAILEFNLQGVHPEIVTLLGKLHFRTSFTQNVLQHVKEVAIFSRMIAEELGLDGNIAFRAGLLHDIGKAVSADIEGPHALVGADIAKRCGESDDIVNAIAAHHEEVPYKSIYAPIVVIADTISASRPGARRETFSAYIKKLEKLEEIANSYDGVKKAYALQAGREIRIIIEEDIMDDDKTAILARDVAKRIEEEMNFPGQIKVSVIREKRAVEYAR, encoded by the coding sequence ATGATAGCAATAATATTAGTTGCAGCTGGGATAGCAGCAATACTAGCAGGAATGGTATTGTTCTATTTTGCCCAAAAAAAAATGGCTGAAGCTCAAAATCTTTTAGAGCAATCTGCTGAAAAGTGGAAAAATGCCAAACGTAATATAGAAAATGAACGACGTGAAGCCTATCTTAAAATTAAAGATGAGCTTTACGCTAAACGTAAAGAATTTGATTTCGAGTTAAAACAAGAAAAAGCTGAGCAAGATCGCTTGCGAGATAAGTTGAACGTTAAGTATGAAGCGCTTGCAAAAAAAGAGTTGAGACTTGATGACATTCGTCTTGAGTTACAACAAAAAGAGCGTGAAGTTTTAAAAATGAACGATCTTGTTCGTTTAAACGAAAGCAAGCTTAAAGTTTTATATGATGATCTTATCTTAAAACTTGAACAATTAAGCAATATGACTCGTGATGATGCAAAAAGAGCTTTAATTGCAACGCTAGAAGATGAAGTTAAACACGTGAGTGAAAAATGGATTCAAAAAGTTGAGCAAGAAGCTCGTGATACTGCAAAAAAACGTGCAGCAGATATTACGGTTACGGCAATGCAACGATACGTTGCTGACCAGGTAACAGAAATAACTTCTGGTGTTGTTCATCTTCCTAACGAAGAGATGAAGGGTCGTATTATTGGTAAAGAAGGCCGTAACATTAAAGCGCTTGAAATGGCAACAGGTATGGAATTTGTTATTGGTGATACACCAGAAACAATTACTATCTCTGGCTTTAATCCAATTCGTCGTGAAATTGCAAAGAGATCTCTTGAGCGTTTGGTTAACGACGGTCGAATTAATCCAACTCGGATTGAAGAAACAGTTGCTAAGTGCGAAGAAGAGCTTGATGAGCTGATTCAAGAATACGGTAAAAATGCTATTTTAGAATTCAACTTACAGGGTGTACATCCTGAAATCGTAACCTTACTTGGTAAATTACATTTTAGAACAAGTTTTACACAAAACGTGCTACAACACGTAAAAGAAGTTGCAATTTTTTCTCGCATGATTGCAGAAGAATTGGGACTTGATGGAAATATTGCTTTTAGAGCAGGTCTTTTACATGACATTGGTAAAGCGGTATCTGCAGACATCGAAGGGCCTCATGCTCTTGTTGGTGCAGACATTGCAAAACGATGTGGCGAATCTGATGACATTGTTAACGCAATTGCAGCGCACCATGAAGAAGTTCCCTACAAAAGTATTTATGCTCCTATCGTGGTGATAGCAGATACAATCTCTGCATCGCGTCCGGGTGCTCGTCGAGAAACATTCTCAGCGTACATCAAAAAGCTTGAAAAATTAGAAGAAATTGCAAACTCATACGATGGCGTTAAGAAAGCGTACGCTTTACAAGCTGGCCGTGAAATTAGAATTATCATCGAAGAAGATATTATGGACGATGATAAAACAGCAATCTTAGCTCGTGACGTTGCAAAACGTATCGAAGAAGAGATGAATTTCCCTGGACAGATTAAAGTAAGTGTAATTCGTGAAAAACGTGCTGTAGAGTACGCAAGGTAG
- a CDS encoding TIGR00282 family metallophosphoesterase has product MKKTMRVLLLGDIVGNIGRSMFKKHIKTLKAEHDIDFVIVNGENSNNNGRGITSRIVNFFKQHGADVITSGNHIWDQYEIQEYLNSHQDLLRPANFPAACPGSGVTIVDCNGISVAVINVQGRVFMREHTDCPFRAVDKILAEIADKTQIILIDFHAEATAEKLAMAFYVEGRVSAIVGTHTHIPTSDERILPGGTAYVTDLGMAGSFNSMIGMTKESVLPNFLMQMPSRFIVDTKPPVVMSGVWVEIDIETGKALAIERVRVLDEELSGNE; this is encoded by the coding sequence ATGAAAAAAACAATGCGAGTGTTATTGCTTGGTGATATCGTCGGAAATATTGGTCGATCTATGTTTAAAAAACATATTAAGACCTTAAAAGCTGAACATGATATTGATTTTGTTATTGTTAACGGTGAAAACAGTAATAATAACGGACGGGGAATTACATCTCGCATTGTTAATTTTTTTAAACAACATGGTGCTGATGTGATTACCAGTGGTAACCATATTTGGGACCAGTACGAGATACAAGAGTATCTTAATTCTCATCAAGATCTTTTACGTCCTGCAAATTTTCCTGCGGCATGTCCTGGTTCTGGGGTGACGATCGTTGATTGTAACGGTATTTCAGTTGCGGTTATTAACGTACAAGGTCGTGTTTTTATGCGTGAGCATACAGATTGCCCATTTCGTGCAGTTGATAAAATTTTAGCTGAAATAGCTGACAAAACTCAAATTATTCTTATAGATTTTCACGCCGAAGCAACTGCTGAAAAGCTTGCTATGGCATTTTATGTAGAAGGTCGTGTATCGGCAATCGTTGGTACACATACACACATTCCAACATCAGATGAAAGAATCTTGCCAGGGGGCACAGCGTATGTGACTGACCTTGGTATGGCAGGTTCATTTAACTCTATGATTGGCATGACCAAAGAAAGCGTTCTGCCTAATTTTTTAATGCAGATGCCATCTCGATTCATTGTTGATACTAAGCCGCCAGTTGTTATGTCTGGTGTTTGGGTCGAAATTGATATCGAGACGGGTAAAGCCCTTGCTATTGAGCGTGTACGTGTTTTAGATGAAGAGCTTTCAGGTAACGAGTAG
- a CDS encoding ankyrin repeat domain-containing protein, whose amino-acid sequence MKKINLLVLFCSFFHCMQLHASYDCKKNDTSVMKIRHTSATHSVSINNENLACPDDSQFDFHTTYYYLQHGFDALRTHGASMKFSDFLQYETGCAVDTRKKLDAVIVQKAENFIAEGMKDRFWQKLMDDALSYKDAWIPALSRSPFLMDLSNPVIAYVIAYREDFTKSEFLKCIHNKNMQGETVFDIAMQDYDKHSEFIDMVMQVEPNIYLHTSDNIIPLLAWAIKNNKSQVYSHLVCHKKIDFNLQDSQGWTALHYAVYKDDLHAIPLLLTSGLDTLQINIQDHEGDSALHWAWSVKTLSCLLQQPGIDLNIQNHEGQTAVHKLARLKGYPEALGLLLKAGALVNIQDNNGKTPIDIAKEWECFGSETLLLQYKRLQERSDKA is encoded by the coding sequence ATGAAAAAAATAAATTTACTAGTTCTCTTTTGTTCATTTTTTCATTGTATGCAATTGCATGCGTCATATGATTGTAAAAAAAATGATACGAGTGTCATGAAAATCAGGCATACTTCAGCAACTCATTCAGTTTCTATTAACAATGAAAATCTTGCTTGCCCAGATGATTCACAATTTGACTTTCATACTACCTATTATTATTTACAACACGGTTTTGATGCGTTACGTACTCATGGAGCGAGTATGAAATTTTCTGATTTTTTGCAGTATGAGACCGGTTGTGCTGTAGATACACGTAAAAAACTAGATGCAGTCATAGTACAAAAAGCTGAAAATTTTATAGCAGAAGGTATGAAAGATAGATTTTGGCAAAAACTTATGGACGATGCATTATCTTATAAAGATGCATGGATTCCTGCATTGAGCAGATCACCATTTTTAATGGATTTGAGCAATCCGGTTATTGCGTATGTCATTGCTTATAGGGAAGATTTTACGAAATCTGAATTTTTAAAATGCATTCATAATAAAAATATGCAGGGTGAAACTGTTTTTGATATAGCTATGCAAGACTATGATAAACATTCTGAATTTATCGATATGGTTATGCAGGTAGAGCCTAATATCTATCTACATACTTCAGACAATATTATTCCGTTATTGGCTTGGGCAATTAAAAATAATAAATCTCAAGTATATTCTCATTTAGTCTGTCATAAAAAAATAGATTTTAATCTTCAAGATTCTCAAGGATGGACTGCTTTACACTACGCTGTTTATAAAGATGATCTGCATGCTATACCATTACTGCTTACATCTGGATTGGATACATTGCAGATTAATATTCAGGATCATGAAGGTGATAGTGCTTTACATTGGGCATGGAGTGTAAAAACTTTATCTTGTTTATTGCAACAGCCTGGTATTGATCTAAATATTCAAAATCATGAAGGGCAAACAGCTGTACATAAACTTGCTAGGTTAAAAGGCTATCCTGAAGCGTTAGGATTATTATTAAAAGCAGGTGCTCTTGTTAACATACAAGATAATAATGGGAAAACTCCAATAGATATTGCTAAGGAATGGGAATGTTTTGGTAGTGAAACATTATTATTACAATATAAGAGACTACAAGAAAGATCTGATAAAGCCTAG
- a CDS encoding DMT family transporter, which translates to MFFIIIYNFLSSCILLLSKYVTNYASPLVITTIRTGMATTITLGWLFFYHRNQLQQLKKLSLFDYTAIFLVGLFHSFLRSMLSFWAMQYLSGTDIALMLYLTPFFCAGFSYLLWGEKLTRYQWFGIFISCIGVLILESHYIFSSCMQRQAYAIIILLTAIMCNALGMIIMRYLLHQRNISIILVTSGSLLCAHGLSLVALLATPSLIIMKASSSESMKFFIGIIFIISLLHSVSMYMKSWLLQKYSATSISLSYFMMPLWASFFGYVLFHEVVNVQSIIAFFVITLGLCIFYRQE; encoded by the coding sequence ATGTTTTTTATTATTATCTATAATTTTTTATCTTCTTGTATATTGCTTCTCTCTAAGTATGTGACGAATTACGCAAGTCCTTTAGTTATTACTACTATCAGGACAGGAATGGCTACCACAATTACCTTGGGGTGGTTATTTTTTTATCATAGAAATCAGCTACAACAGCTTAAAAAGCTTTCTTTGTTTGATTATACTGCAATTTTTTTGGTTGGGTTATTCCATTCTTTTTTACGATCAATGTTGAGCTTTTGGGCTATGCAGTATCTATCTGGAACCGATATTGCTTTGATGTTGTACCTTACACCATTTTTTTGTGCTGGATTTTCGTATCTATTGTGGGGTGAAAAATTAACGCGGTATCAATGGTTCGGTATTTTTATCAGTTGTATTGGTGTTTTGATTCTTGAAAGTCATTATATATTTTCATCATGTATGCAGCGACAAGCATATGCCATAATTATTTTACTTACTGCAATTATGTGTAATGCACTTGGTATGATTATTATGCGTTATTTACTCCACCAGCGAAACATTTCAATTATACTGGTAACCAGCGGGTCATTATTATGTGCTCATGGATTGTCTCTGGTTGCATTGCTTGCAACTCCAAGTTTAATCATTATGAAGGCGTCTTCATCAGAATCAATGAAATTTTTTATAGGTATCATCTTTATTATTTCTTTACTGCACAGCGTGAGCATGTATATGAAATCATGGTTACTACAAAAATATTCAGCGACATCTATTTCGTTATCATATTTTATGATGCCGTTATGGGCAAGTTTTTTTGGATACGTTCTTTTTCATGAAGTTGTTAACGTGCAATCAATTATTGCATTTTTTGTCATTACGCTTGGATTATGTATTTTTTACCGGCAAGAATAA